One region of Camelina sativa cultivar DH55 chromosome 6, Cs, whole genome shotgun sequence genomic DNA includes:
- the LOC104790741 gene encoding pheophorbide a oxygenase, chloroplastic: MSVVLLSSTSATTITKSQSKKIPFLSPTTDSAKLSFKVSFSPSRSKLFNNPLRVAAPPSVPTSDPAEEQRVEEDFGGEKEEEGSEFKWRDHWYPVSLVEDLDPNVPTRFQLLGRDLVLWFDRNDQKWAAFDDLCPHRLAPLSEGRLDENGHLQCSYHGWSFSGCGSCTRIPQAATSGPEARAVKSPRACAIKFPAMVSQGLLFVWPDENGWERANSIEPPRLPDDFDKPEFSTVTIQRDLFYGYDTLMENVSDPSHIDFAHHKVTGRRDRAKPLPFKVESSGPWGFQGANDDNPRITAKFVAPCYSMNKIEIDAKLPIAGNQKWVIWICSFNIPMAPGKTRSIVCSARNFFQFSVPGPAWWQVVPRWYEHWTSNLVYDGDMIVLQGQEKVFLSKSMESSDYDVNKEYTKLTFTPTQADRFVLAFRNWLRRHGKSQPEWFGSTTANQPLPSTVLTKRQMLDRFDQHTQVCSSCKGAYNVFQTLKKFLVGATVFWAATAGVPSDVQIRLILAGLSLISAASAYALHEQEKNFVFRDYVHSEIE; the protein is encoded by the exons atgtcagtgGTTTTACTCTCTTCAACTTCTGCAACAACAATCACCAAATCCCAATCCAAAAAGATTCCCTTTTTATCTCCCACCACCGATTCCGCAAAACTCTCATTCAAGGTCTCGTTTTCTCCATCAAGATCGAAACTTTTCAACAACCCTCTACGCGTGGCGGCGCCTCCGTCTGTACCCACTTCGGATCCGGCGGAGGAGCAGCGGGTCGAAGAAGATTTCGGcggagagaaggaagaagaagggtcTGAGTTCAAGTGGAGAGATCACTGGTATCCAGTTTCTTTGGTTGAGGATTTGGATCCTAATGTGCCAACCCGGTTCCAGCTCTTGGGTCGAGACCTTGTCCTCTGGTTTGATCGGAATGATCAGAAATGGGCTGCCTTTGATGACCTCTGCCCTCACCGGCTCGCTCCTCTCTct GAAGGGAGGTTGGATGAGAATGGACACTTACAATGTTCGTATCATGGATGGTCTTTTAGTGGGTGCGGATCTTGCACTAGGATTCCTCAGGCTGCTACTTCAGGTCCTGAAGCTCGTGCTGTTAAATCTCCGAGAGCTTGCGCTATTAAGTTTCCGGCAATGGTGTCTCAAGGTCTTCTCTTTGTGTGGCCAGATGAAAATGGCTGGGAAAGAGCCAATTCAATTGAACCCCCTAG GTTGCCAGATGATTTTGATAAACCGGAATTTTCAACGGTGACAATTCAAAGGGATCTTTTCTATGGTTATGATACTCTCATGGAGAACGTATCTGACCCTTCCCATATCGATTTTGCTCATCACAAG GTTACAGGAAGAAGAGACAGAGCTAAACCATTGCCGTTCAAAGTGGAGTCAAGTGGGCCTTGGGGTTTCCAAGGTGCAAATGATGACAATCCAAGGATAACAGCAAAATTTGTTGCTCCATGCTATTCTATGAACAA GATTGAGATAGATGCGAAGCTACCCATCGCCGGTAATCAAAAATGGGTAATTTGGATTTGCTCATTCAATATACCAATGGCTCCTGGAAAGACCCGTTCCATCGTTTGCAGTGCCCGTAACTTCTTCCAGTTCTCTGTACCAGGACCTGCTTGGTGGCAg GTTGTACCAAGATGGTATGAACACTGGACTTCAAACTTAGTCTATGACGGAGACATGATCGTACTTCAAGGGCAAGAGAAAGTATTCCTCTCTAAATCAATGGAGTCATCGGACTACGACGTGAACAAAGAGTACACAAAGCTCACATTCACTCCAACTCAAGCAGACCGTTTCGTTCTAGCCTTTAGAAACTGGCTCAGACGGCATGGCAAGAGTCAGCCTGAATGGTTCGGCTCCACCACAGCTAACCAACCTCTCCCTTCCACTGTCTTAACCAAGCGTCAG ATGCTGGATAGATTTGACCAGCATACACAAGTGTGTTCCTCATGCAAAGGAGCTTACAACGTTTTCCAAACCCTCAAGAAGTTTCTTGTTGGAGCGACGGTTTTCTGGGCCGCCACTGCTGGTGTTCCTTCTGATGTTCAGATTCGGCTGATTCTGGCTGGTTTATCCCTGATTTCAGCTGCTTCGGCGTATGCTTTACATGAACAAGAGAAGAACTTTGTGTTTAGAGATTATGTCCACTCTGAAATCGAATAA
- the LOC104698851 gene encoding pheophorbide a oxygenase, chloroplastic-like, with protein FLTLFLVKVVPRWYEHWTSNLVYDGDMIVLQGQEKVFLSKSMESSDYDVNKEYTKLTFTPTQADRFVLAFRNWLRRHGKSQPEWFGSTTANQPLPSTVLTKRQMLDRFDQHTQVCSSCKGAYNVFQTLKKFLVGATVFWAATAGVPSDVQIRLILAGLSLISAASAYALHEQEKNFVFRDYVHSEIE; from the exons TTTCTGACACTGTTCCTTGTTAAGGTTGTACCAAGATGGTATGAACACTGGACTTCAAACTTAGTCTATGACGGAGACATGATCGTACTTCAAGGGCAAGAGAAAGTATTCCTCTCTAAATCAATGGAGTCATCGGACTACGACGTGAACAAAGAGTACACAAAGCTCACATTCACTCCAACTCAAGCAGACCGTTTCGTTCTAGCCTTTAGAAACTGGCTCAGACGGCATGGCAAGAGTCAGCCTGAATGGTTCGGCTCCACCACAGCTAACCAACCTCTCCCTTCCACTGTCTTAACCAAGCGTCAG ATGCTGGATAGATTTGACCAGCATACACAAGTGTGTTCCTCATGCAAAGGAGCTTACAACGTTTTCCAAACCCTCAAGAAGTTTCTTGTTGGAGCGACGGTTTTCTGGGCCGCCACTGCTGGTGTTCCTTCTGATGTTCAGATTCGGCTGATTCTGGCTGGTTTATCCCTGATTTCAGCTGCTTCGGCGTATGCTTTACATGAACAAGAGAAGAACTTTGTGTTTAGAGATTATGTCCACTCTGAAATCGAATAA